From a single Pseudomonas sp. A34-9 genomic region:
- the nuoL gene encoding NADH-quinone oxidoreductase subunit L, with translation MNLIFLTFVFPLIGFLLLSFSRGRWSENLSALIGVGSIGLSAIVAAYVIWQFNVAPPEGGHYTLVLWKWMAVEGFKPDFALYVDGLSITMLGVVVGVGFLIHLFASWYMRGEAGYSRFFSYTNLFIASMLFLVLGDNLLFLYFGWEGVGLCSYLLIGFYYSNRNNGNAALKAFIVTRIGDVFMAIGLFILFQQVGTLNIQELLVLAPQKFQVGDFWITLATLMLLGGAVGKSAQLPLQTWLADAMAGPTPVSALIHAATMVTAGVYLIARTHGLFTLAPEILHLVGIVGGVTLVLAGFAALVQTDIKRILAYSTMSQIGYMFLALGVGAWDGAIFHLMTHAFFKALLFLASGAVIVACHHEQNIFKMGGLWKKLPLAYASFIVGGAALAALPLVTAGFYSKDEILWEAFASGNHGLLYAGLVGAFMTSLYTFRLIFITFHGEAKTEAHAGHGIAHWLPLSVLIVLSTFVGAMIVPPLHGVLPESVGHAGGEAKHSLEIASGAIALAGILLAALLFLGKRRFVTAIANSGIGRFLSAWWFAAWGFDWIYDKLFVKPYLAISHVLRKDPLDQTIGLIPRMAKGGHTALSRTETGQLRWYAASMAAGAVLVIGAIVLVAV, from the coding sequence ATGAACCTGATCTTTCTGACTTTCGTATTCCCTCTGATCGGTTTCCTGCTGCTGTCGTTCTCCCGTGGACGCTGGTCGGAAAACCTTTCGGCGCTGATCGGCGTGGGTTCCATTGGCTTGTCGGCGATTGTCGCCGCGTACGTCATCTGGCAATTCAACGTCGCGCCACCCGAAGGCGGTCACTACACCCTGGTGCTGTGGAAGTGGATGGCGGTCGAAGGCTTCAAGCCTGACTTCGCCCTCTACGTCGACGGCCTGTCGATCACCATGCTCGGCGTGGTCGTTGGCGTCGGTTTCCTGATCCACCTGTTCGCGTCCTGGTACATGCGCGGCGAAGCGGGTTACTCGCGCTTCTTCTCGTACACCAACCTGTTTATCGCCAGCATGCTGTTCCTGGTGCTCGGCGATAACCTGTTGTTCCTGTACTTCGGCTGGGAAGGCGTGGGCCTGTGCTCCTACCTGTTGATCGGTTTCTACTACAGCAACCGCAACAACGGTAACGCCGCACTCAAAGCCTTCATCGTGACCCGGATCGGCGACGTGTTCATGGCCATCGGCCTGTTCATCCTGTTCCAGCAAGTGGGCACGCTGAACATCCAGGAACTGCTGGTGCTGGCACCGCAGAAATTCCAGGTCGGCGACTTCTGGATCACCCTGGCGACCCTGATGCTGCTGGGTGGTGCGGTCGGTAAATCGGCGCAACTGCCGCTGCAAACCTGGCTCGCGGACGCAATGGCCGGCCCTACCCCGGTTTCGGCACTGATCCACGCCGCAACCATGGTGACCGCCGGTGTCTACCTGATCGCCCGTACCCACGGTCTGTTCACCCTGGCGCCGGAAATCCTGCACCTGGTCGGCATCGTTGGTGGTGTGACCCTGGTACTGGCCGGTTTCGCTGCGCTGGTACAAACCGACATCAAACGTATCCTCGCCTACTCGACCATGAGCCAGATCGGCTACATGTTCCTGGCGCTGGGCGTTGGTGCCTGGGATGGTGCGATTTTCCACCTGATGACCCACGCCTTCTTCAAGGCCCTGCTGTTCCTTGCTTCCGGTGCGGTGATCGTTGCCTGCCACCACGAGCAGAACATCTTCAAGATGGGCGGTCTGTGGAAAAAGCTGCCACTGGCCTACGCCAGCTTCATCGTCGGTGGTGCTGCACTGGCCGCTCTGCCACTGGTGACTGCAGGCTTCTACTCCAAGGACGAAATCCTCTGGGAAGCGTTCGCCAGCGGCAATCACGGTCTGCTCTACGCAGGTCTGGTCGGTGCGTTCATGACGTCGCTGTACACCTTCCGCCTGATCTTCATCACGTTCCACGGTGAAGCCAAGACCGAAGCCCACGCCGGTCACGGCATCGCTCACTGGCTGCCACTGTCGGTGCTGATCGTGCTGTCGACTTTCGTCGGCGCGATGATCGTGCCACCGCTGCACGGCGTGCTGCCGGAAAGCGTTGGCCATGCCGGCGGCGAAGCCAAGCACAGTCTGGAAATCGCCTCGGGCGCCATCGCCCTGGCCGGTATCCTGCTGGCGGCCCTGCTGTTCCTCGGCAAGCGTCGCTTCGTCACGGCCATCGCCAACAGCGGCATCGGCCGTTTCCTTTCGGCCTGGTGGTTCGCTGCCTGGGGCTTCGACTGGATCTACGACAAACTGTTCGTCAAGCCGTACCTGGCGATCAGCCACGTACTGCGCAAAGACCCGCTCGACCAGACCATCGGTCTGATCCCGCGTATGGCCAAGGGTGGTCACACTGCCCTGAGCCGCACCGAGACCGGTCAACTGCGTTGGTACGCTGCTTCGATGGCTGCTGGTGCCGTGCTGGTAATCGGCGCCATCGTGCTGGTAGCGGTCTGA
- the nuoF gene encoding NADH-quinone oxidoreductase subunit NuoF, with protein sequence MTLTSFGPANRIQRSAETHPLTWRLRDDGEAVWLDEYQAKNGYAAARKAFADMDQDAIVQTVKDAGLKGRGGAGFPTGVKWGLMPKDESINIRYLLCNADEMEPNTWKDRMLMEQLPHLLIEGMLISARALKTYRGYIFLRGEYTTAAKHLNRAVEEAKAAGLLGKNILGSGFDFELFVHTGAGRYICGEETALINSLEGRRANPRSKPPFPAAVGVWGKPTCVNNVETLCNVPAIIADGVDWYKSLAREGSEDMGTKLMGFSGKVKNPGLWELPFGVTGRELFEDYAGGMRDGFKLKAWQPGGAGTGFLLPEHLDAQMYAGGIAKVGTRMGTGLAMAVDDSVNMVSLLRNMEQFFARESCGFCTPCRDGLPWSVKLLMAIEEGRGQPGDIETLLGLVNFLGPGKTFCAHAPGAVEPLGSAIKYFRPEFEAGIAPVSAVPPLARPIVVGA encoded by the coding sequence ATGACCCTGACATCTTTCGGTCCTGCCAACCGCATTCAGCGTTCGGCCGAGACTCACCCGCTGACCTGGCGTCTGCGCGATGACGGCGAAGCCGTATGGCTCGACGAGTACCAGGCCAAGAACGGCTACGCCGCTGCGCGCAAAGCCTTCGCCGACATGGACCAGGACGCCATCGTCCAGACCGTGAAAGACGCAGGTTTGAAAGGTCGCGGCGGTGCAGGCTTCCCCACGGGCGTGAAGTGGGGCCTGATGCCCAAAGACGAATCCATCAACATCCGCTACCTGCTGTGCAACGCGGATGAAATGGAGCCGAACACCTGGAAAGACCGCATGCTGATGGAGCAACTGCCCCATCTGCTGATCGAAGGCATGCTGATCAGTGCTCGCGCGCTGAAAACCTACCGTGGCTACATCTTCCTGCGTGGCGAATACACCACCGCCGCCAAGCACCTCAACCGTGCCGTGGAAGAAGCCAAGGCAGCGGGCCTGCTGGGCAAGAACATTCTCGGTAGCGGTTTTGATTTCGAGCTGTTCGTCCACACCGGCGCCGGGCGCTACATCTGCGGTGAAGAAACCGCACTGATCAACTCCCTCGAAGGCCGCCGCGCCAACCCGCGCTCCAAGCCGCCCTTCCCTGCCGCCGTCGGCGTGTGGGGCAAGCCGACTTGCGTGAACAACGTGGAAACCCTGTGCAACGTGCCGGCGATCATTGCCGACGGCGTTGACTGGTACAAATCGTTGGCCCGCGAAGGCAGCGAAGACATGGGCACCAAGCTCATGGGCTTCTCCGGCAAGGTCAAGAACCCGGGCCTGTGGGAACTGCCATTCGGCGTCACCGGCCGCGAGTTGTTCGAAGACTACGCCGGCGGCATGCGCGACGGCTTCAAACTCAAGGCCTGGCAGCCAGGGGGTGCCGGTACCGGTTTCCTCCTGCCTGAGCACCTCGACGCACAAATGTACGCCGGCGGCATCGCCAAAGTGGGCACCCGTATGGGTACCGGCCTGGCCATGGCGGTGGACGACAGCGTCAACATGGTCTCCTTGCTGCGCAACATGGAGCAGTTCTTCGCTCGCGAGTCGTGCGGTTTCTGCACCCCGTGCCGTGATGGTTTGCCATGGAGCGTCAAGCTCCTGATGGCCATCGAAGAAGGCCGCGGTCAGCCAGGCGACATTGAGACCCTGCTGGGTCTGGTCAACTTCCTCGGCCCGGGCAAGACCTTCTGTGCTCACGCACCGGGTGCCGTGGAGCCGTTGGGCAGTGCCATCAAATACTTCCGTCCAGAGTTCGAAGCCGGTATTGCGCCTGTAAGCGCCGTCCCGCCTCTGGCAAGGCCGATCGTAGTCGGCGCGTAA
- the nuoI gene encoding NADH-quinone oxidoreductase subunit NuoI, translating to MFKYIGDIVKGTGTQLRSLVMVFGHGFRKRDTLQYPEEAVYLPPRYRGRIVLTRDPDGEERCVACNLCAVACPVGCISLQKAETEDGRWYPDFFRINFSRCIFCGLCEEACPTTAIQLTPDFEMAEFKRQDLVYEKEDLLISGPGKNPDYNFYRVAGMAIAGKPKGSAQNEAEPINVKSLLP from the coding sequence ATGTTCAAATATATTGGCGACATCGTTAAGGGTACTGGTACCCAGTTGCGCAGCCTGGTCATGGTCTTCGGCCATGGCTTTCGCAAGCGCGACACCCTGCAATATCCGGAAGAAGCGGTCTACCTGCCACCACGCTACCGTGGCCGTATCGTCCTGACCCGCGACCCCGATGGCGAAGAGCGTTGCGTAGCCTGCAACCTGTGCGCCGTGGCTTGCCCGGTCGGTTGCATCTCGCTGCAGAAAGCTGAAACCGAAGACGGTCGCTGGTACCCGGACTTCTTCCGTATCAACTTCTCGCGCTGCATTTTCTGCGGCCTCTGCGAGGAAGCCTGTCCGACCACCGCGATCCAGCTGACCCCGGATTTCGAGATGGCCGAGTTCAAACGTCAGGACCTGGTGTACGAGAAAGAAGATCTGTTGATCTCCGGCCCCGGCAAAAACCCTGATTACAACTTCTATCGTGTTGCAGGTATGGCAATCGCTGGCAAGCCGAAAGGCTCCGCGCAGAACGAAGCCGAACCGATCAACGTGAAGAGCTTGCTGCCTTAA
- the nuoJ gene encoding NADH-quinone oxidoreductase subunit J yields the protein MEFAFYFASGIAVVSTLRVVTNTNPVHALLYLIISLIAVAMTFFALGAPFAGVLEVIAYAGAIMVLFVFVVMMLNLGPASVQQERTWLKPGIWAGPVILAALLLAELLYVLFAHQSGEAIGHTTVDAKAVGVSLFGPYLLVVELASMLLLAAAVTAFHLGRNEAKE from the coding sequence ATGGAATTCGCTTTCTATTTCGCATCGGGTATCGCTGTTGTGTCCACGCTGCGCGTGGTCACCAACACCAACCCTGTGCACGCCCTGCTCTACCTGATCATCTCGTTGATCGCCGTGGCCATGACCTTCTTCGCACTCGGCGCGCCGTTCGCCGGCGTGCTGGAAGTGATCGCCTACGCCGGCGCCATCATGGTGCTGTTCGTGTTCGTGGTGATGATGCTGAACCTGGGTCCCGCCTCGGTTCAGCAAGAACGCACCTGGCTCAAGCCCGGCATCTGGGCAGGCCCGGTGATTCTCGCCGCCCTGCTGCTGGCCGAACTGCTGTATGTGCTGTTCGCTCACCAGAGCGGTGAGGCCATCGGCCACACCACCGTAGACGCGAAAGCCGTGGGCGTCAGCCTGTTCGGCCCGTACCTGCTGGTGGTCGAACTCGCCTCGATGCTGCTGCTTGCCGCAGCCGTCACGGCGTTCCATTTGGGCCGTAACGAGGCTAAGGAGTAG
- the nuoE gene encoding NADH-quinone oxidoreductase subunit NuoE, translating to MNSTLIQTDRFTLSETERSAIEHELHHYEDPRAASIEALKIVQKERGWVPDGALYAIGEILGIPASDVEGVATFYSQIFRQPVGRHIIRVCDSMVCYIGGHESVVSEIQNNLGIGLGQTTADGRFTLLPVCCLGNCDKAPALMIDDDTFGDVQPAGVAKLLEGYV from the coding sequence ATGAACAGCACGCTTATCCAGACAGACCGTTTCACCCTCAGTGAAACCGAGCGCTCGGCCATCGAGCACGAGCTGCATCACTACGAAGACCCGCGCGCGGCGTCGATCGAAGCCCTGAAGATCGTTCAGAAGGAACGCGGCTGGGTGCCGGATGGCGCCCTGTACGCAATCGGCGAAATCCTCGGCATCCCGGCCAGCGACGTTGAAGGTGTGGCGACGTTCTATAGCCAGATTTTCCGTCAGCCAGTCGGCCGTCACATCATTCGCGTCTGCGACAGCATGGTCTGCTACATCGGTGGCCACGAGTCGGTGGTCAGCGAAATCCAGAACAATCTGGGCATCGGCCTGGGTCAGACCACCGCCGACGGTCGTTTCACCCTGCTGCCTGTCTGCTGCCTCGGCAACTGCGACAAGGCACCGGCGCTGATGATTGACGACGACACCTTTGGTGATGTGCAGCCTGCTGGCGTCGCCAAACTGCTCGAGGGCTACGTATGA
- the nuoG gene encoding NADH-quinone oxidoreductase subunit NuoG produces the protein MATIHVDGKALEVDGADNLLQACLSLGLDIPYFCWHPALGSVGACRQCAVKQYTDENDTRGRIVMSCMTPATDNTWISIDDEESKAFRASVVEWLMTNHPHDCPVCEEGGHCHLQDMTVMTGHNERRYRFTKRTHQNQQLGPFISHEMNRCIACYRCVRFYKDYAGGTDLGVFGAHDNVYFGRVEDGTLESEFSGNLTEVCPTGVFTDKTHSERYNRKWDMQFAPSICHGCSSGCNISPGERYGELRRIENRFNGSVNQYFLCDRGRFGYGYVNRTDRPRQPLLADGTKLSLDAALDKAADLLRGRNIVGIGSPRASLESNYALRELVGAEHFYSGIEASELERIRLVLQVLKDSPLPVPNMRDIEDHDAIFVLGEDLTQTAARVALSLRQSVKGKAEDMAEAMRVQPWLDAAVKNIGQHALNPLFIASLAETKLDDIAEECVHAAPDDLARIGFAVAHALDASAPAVEGLDAEALELAKRIADALLAAKRPLIIAGTSLGSKALIEAAANIAKALKLREKNGSISLIVPEANSLGLAMLGGESVDAALQAVIDGKADAIVVLENDLYTRTSKTKVDAALNAAKVVIVADHQKTATSDRAHLVLPAASFAEGDGTLVSQEGRAQRFFQVFDPQYMDASILVHEGWRWLHALRATLLNQPIDWTQLDHVTAAVASSTAQLARIVDAAPSAAFRIKGLKLAREPLRYSGRTAMRADISVHEPRTPQDKDTAFAFSMEGYSGSAEPRQQVPFAWSPGWNSPQAWNKFQDEVGGHIRAGDPGTRLIESTGDSLNWFAAAPRAFNPAPGTWQAVPFYHLFGSEENSSKAAPVQERIPAPYVALAKSEADRLGVNDGALLSLNVAGQTLRLPLRINEELGAGLVALPAGIAGIPPAFAGVSVDGLQEAAQ, from the coding sequence ATGGCCACTATCCACGTAGACGGCAAAGCGCTCGAAGTCGACGGGGCAGACAACCTGTTACAGGCATGTCTGTCGCTGGGCCTCGACATCCCTTATTTCTGCTGGCACCCCGCGCTTGGTAGCGTCGGGGCTTGCCGCCAGTGCGCGGTCAAGCAGTACACCGACGAGAACGACACCCGTGGTCGCATCGTCATGTCGTGCATGACCCCGGCCACCGACAACACCTGGATCTCCATCGACGATGAAGAATCCAAGGCGTTCCGCGCCAGTGTTGTCGAATGGCTGATGACCAACCACCCGCACGACTGCCCTGTGTGCGAAGAAGGCGGTCATTGCCACCTGCAAGACATGACCGTGATGACCGGCCACAACGAGCGCCGTTATCGCTTCACCAAACGCACCCACCAGAACCAGCAACTGGGCCCGTTCATTTCCCACGAAATGAACCGCTGCATCGCTTGCTACCGCTGCGTGCGTTTCTACAAGGATTACGCCGGCGGCACCGACCTCGGTGTGTTCGGCGCCCACGACAACGTGTACTTCGGTCGCGTTGAAGACGGCACCCTCGAAAGCGAATTCTCCGGCAACCTCACCGAGGTCTGCCCGACCGGTGTGTTCACCGACAAGACTCACTCCGAGCGCTACAACCGTAAATGGGACATGCAGTTCGCGCCGAGCATCTGCCATGGCTGCTCGAGCGGTTGCAACATTTCCCCGGGCGAACGTTACGGCGAACTGCGTCGTATCGAAAACCGTTTCAACGGTTCGGTGAACCAGTACTTCCTGTGCGACCGTGGCCGTTTCGGTTATGGCTACGTCAACCGCACCGACCGTCCTCGTCAGCCGCTGCTGGCCGACGGCACCAAGCTCAGCCTCGACGCTGCGCTGGATAAAGCCGCTGACTTGCTGCGCGGGCGCAACATCGTCGGTATCGGTTCGCCGCGTGCCAGCCTCGAAAGCAACTACGCGTTGCGCGAACTGGTCGGCGCCGAGCACTTCTACTCGGGTATCGAAGCCTCCGAACTGGAGCGCATCCGTCTGGTCCTGCAAGTGCTGAAAGACAGCCCGCTGCCAGTGCCGAACATGCGCGACATCGAAGACCACGACGCCATTTTCGTCCTCGGTGAAGACCTGACCCAGACCGCCGCCCGCGTGGCGCTGTCCCTGCGTCAATCGGTCAAAGGCAAAGCTGAAGACATGGCCGAAGCCATGCGCGTTCAGCCTTGGCTCGACGCTGCAGTGAAGAACATCGGTCAGCACGCGCTGAACCCGCTGTTCATCGCCAGCCTGGCGGAAACCAAACTCGACGACATCGCTGAAGAGTGCGTTCACGCTGCTCCAGACGATCTGGCGCGCATCGGTTTCGCCGTGGCTCACGCTCTGGATGCCAGCGCGCCGGCCGTTGAAGGCCTGGACGCTGAAGCACTGGAACTGGCCAAGCGTATTGCTGATGCCCTGCTCGCAGCCAAACGTCCGCTGATCATCGCCGGTACTTCGCTGGGTTCGAAAGCCTTGATCGAAGCGGCGGCGAACATCGCCAAAGCCCTGAAGCTGCGCGAGAAAAACGGTTCGATCAGCCTGATCGTACCGGAAGCCAACAGCCTCGGTCTGGCCATGCTCGGTGGCGAGTCGGTGGATGCGGCGCTGCAAGCGGTCATCGACGGCAAGGCTGACGCGATCGTTGTGCTGGAAAACGATCTGTACACCCGCACCTCGAAAACCAAGGTCGATGCGGCACTGAACGCGGCGAAAGTGGTGATCGTTGCCGACCATCAGAAGACCGCTACCAGCGATCGCGCGCACCTGGTTCTGCCAGCGGCGAGCTTCGCTGAAGGCGACGGTACCTTGGTCAGCCAGGAAGGTCGCGCCCAGCGCTTCTTCCAGGTTTTCGATCCGCAATACATGGATGCGAGCATCCTGGTTCACGAAGGCTGGCGCTGGCTGCACGCCCTGCGCGCCACCCTGCTGAACCAGCCGATCGACTGGACGCAACTCGACCACGTCACCGCTGCCGTGGCTTCGAGCACCGCGCAACTGGCGCGTATCGTCGACGCTGCACCGTCCGCGGCGTTCCGCATCAAGGGTCTGAAACTGGCGCGTGAGCCGCTGCGTTATTCCGGTCGCACCGCGATGCGCGCCGACATCAGCGTTCACGAACCGCGCACCCCGCAAGACAAAGACACCGCGTTCGCCTTCTCCATGGAAGGTTACTCGGGCTCTGCCGAACCGCGTCAGCAAGTGCCTTTTGCCTGGTCGCCGGGCTGGAACTCGCCACAAGCGTGGAACAAGTTCCAGGACGAAGTCGGTGGTCACATCCGTGCAGGCGACCCGGGCACGCGCCTGATCGAAAGCACCGGTGATTCGCTGAACTGGTTCGCCGCTGCGCCACGTGCGTTCAACCCGGCGCCGGGCACCTGGCAAGCCGTGCCGTTCTATCACCTGTTCGGCAGCGAAGAGAACTCTTCGAAAGCCGCACCGGTTCAAGAACGCATTCCGGCTCCGTACGTTGCTCTGGCCAAGTCCGAAGCGGATCGTCTGGGCGTCAATGACGGTGCTCTGCTGAGCCTGAACGTGGCCGGTCAGACCTTGCGTCTGCCGCTGCGCATCAATGAAGAACTGGGCGCCGGTCTGGTGGCATTGCCTGCGGGCATCGCCGGCATTCCACCGGCATTCGCCGGCGTATCCGTCGACGGTCTGCAGGAGGCAGCGCAATGA
- the nuoM gene encoding NADH-quinone oxidoreductase subunit M produces the protein MILPWLILIPFIGGLLCWMGERFGATLPRWIALLTMTLELALGLWLWAHGDYSFAPAPGADPTWALEFKHVWIQRFGINVHLALDGLSLLMILLTGLLGILSVLCSWKEIQRHVGFFHLNLMWILGGVVGVFLALDLFMFFFFWEMMLVPMYFLIALWGHSSSDGKKTRIYAATKFFIFTQASGLIMLVAILGLVLVNFNNTGVITFNYADLLKTKMSMTTEYILMLGFFIAFAVKLPVVPFHSWLPDAHAQAPTAGSVDLAGILLKTAAYGLLRFALPLFPNASAEFAPIAMTLGLIGIFYGAFLAFAQTDIKRLIAFSSVSHMGFVLIGIYSGSQLALQGAVIQMLAHGLSAAALFILSGQLYERLHTRDMREMGGLWSRIAYLPAISLFFAAASLGLPGTGNFVGEFLILIGTFASAPWITAIATSGLVFGSVYSLIMIHRAYFGPAKSDSILHGMDGRELIMVLGLAALLIYLGVYPQPFLDTSAATMHGVQQWLGTAFTQLASAR, from the coding sequence ATGATTCTGCCTTGGCTAATCCTGATCCCCTTCATCGGCGGCCTGCTGTGCTGGATGGGTGAGCGCTTCGGCGCTACCCTGCCCCGCTGGATTGCGCTGTTGACCATGACCCTGGAACTCGCCCTCGGCCTCTGGCTGTGGGCCCACGGTGACTATTCATTTGCCCCGGCGCCTGGCGCCGATCCGACCTGGGCGCTTGAGTTCAAGCATGTCTGGATCCAGCGCTTCGGCATCAACGTGCACCTGGCCCTCGACGGCCTGTCGCTGTTGATGATCCTGCTGACCGGTCTGCTGGGTATCCTCTCGGTACTCTGCTCGTGGAAAGAGATTCAACGTCACGTTGGCTTCTTCCACCTGAACCTGATGTGGATCCTGGGCGGCGTGGTCGGCGTGTTCCTCGCCCTCGACCTGTTCATGTTCTTCTTCTTCTGGGAAATGATGCTGGTGCCGATGTACTTCCTCATCGCGCTCTGGGGTCACAGTTCTTCGGACGGCAAGAAAACCCGGATCTACGCAGCGACCAAGTTCTTCATCTTCACTCAGGCTTCCGGCCTGATCATGCTGGTGGCGATCCTCGGTCTGGTACTGGTCAACTTCAACAACACTGGCGTGATTACCTTCAACTACGCCGACCTGTTGAAAACCAAGATGTCGATGACCACCGAGTACATTCTGATGCTCGGCTTCTTCATCGCCTTCGCGGTTAAGCTGCCAGTCGTACCGTTCCACTCGTGGTTGCCTGACGCTCACGCCCAGGCGCCGACTGCCGGTTCCGTCGACCTCGCCGGTATCTTGCTGAAAACCGCTGCCTACGGTCTGCTGCGTTTCGCCCTGCCGCTGTTCCCGAATGCCTCGGCCGAGTTTGCGCCGATCGCCATGACCCTCGGTCTGATCGGGATCTTCTACGGTGCGTTCCTCGCTTTCGCACAAACCGACATCAAGCGTCTGATCGCCTTCTCGTCCGTTTCCCACATGGGCTTCGTGTTGATCGGCATCTACTCCGGCAGCCAGCTGGCCCTGCAAGGTGCAGTGATCCAGATGCTCGCGCACGGTCTGTCGGCGGCGGCACTGTTTATCCTCAGCGGTCAGCTGTACGAGCGTCTGCATACTCGTGACATGCGTGAGATGGGCGGTCTGTGGTCGCGTATCGCTTACCTGCCGGCAATCAGCCTGTTCTTTGCAGCCGCGTCCCTGGGTCTGCCGGGTACCGGCAACTTCGTCGGCGAGTTCCTGATCCTGATCGGTACGTTCGCCAGTGCGCCATGGATCACTGCGATTGCCACGTCCGGTCTGGTGTTCGGTTCGGTCTACTCGCTGATCATGATCCACCGTGCTTACTTCGGTCCGGCCAAATCGGATTCGATCCTGCACGGCATGGACGGTCGCGAACTGATCATGGTGCTGGGCCTTGCGGCATTGCTGATTTACCTCGGCGTTTACCCGCAACCGTTCCTCGACACTTCTGCCGCCACGATGCATGGCGTACAGCAGTGGCTCGGCACCGCCTTCACTCAACTCGCTTCGGCCCGGTAA
- the nuoK gene encoding NADH-quinone oxidoreductase subunit NuoK, with the protein MPVIPLGSIPMEHGLAVAGILFCLGLVGLMVRRNILFVLMSLEVMMNASALAFIVAGARWGQPDGQIMFILVISLAAAEASIGLAILLQLYRRFHTLDIDAASEMRG; encoded by the coding sequence ATGCCTGTTATCCCTCTCGGTTCTATTCCTATGGAGCATGGATTGGCCGTCGCCGGCATCCTGTTCTGCCTTGGACTGGTCGGCCTGATGGTCCGCCGCAACATTTTGTTCGTGTTGATGAGTCTGGAAGTGATGATGAACGCCTCTGCACTGGCCTTCATCGTTGCAGGCGCCCGTTGGGGCCAGCCGGATGGACAGATCATGTTCATCCTGGTGATCAGTTTGGCAGCCGCCGAGGCCAGTATTGGTCTGGCGATCCTGCTGCAACTGTATCGCCGCTTCCACACGCTCGATATCGACGCTGCCAGTGAGATGCGCGGATGA
- the nuoH gene encoding NADH-quinone oxidoreductase subunit NuoH, with protein MTWFTPEVIDVILSVVKAIVILLAVVVAGALLSFVERRLLGWWQDRYGPNRVGPFGMFQIAADMLKMFFKEDWTPPFADKVIFTLAPVVAMSALLIAFAIIPITPTWGVADLNIGLLFFFAMAGLSVYAVLFAGWSSNNKFALLGSLRASAQTVSYEVFMGLALMGIVVQVGSFNMRDIVEYQAQNLWFIIPQFFGFCTFFIAGVAVTHRHPFDQPEAEQELADGYHIEYAGMKWGMFFVGEYIGIILISALLVTLFFGGWHGPFGILPQLAFVWFALKTAFFIMLFILLRASIPRPRYDQVMDFSWKFCLPLTLINLLVTAAVVLWNTPAVAVQ; from the coding sequence ATGACCTGGTTCACCCCTGAAGTGATCGATGTGATCCTCTCGGTCGTCAAAGCCATCGTGATTCTGCTGGCCGTTGTGGTTGCAGGCGCGTTGCTCAGCTTTGTCGAACGTCGCCTGCTGGGCTGGTGGCAGGACCGTTACGGTCCGAACCGCGTTGGCCCGTTCGGCATGTTCCAGATCGCCGCCGACATGCTGAAGATGTTCTTCAAGGAAGACTGGACCCCGCCGTTTGCCGACAAGGTGATCTTCACCCTGGCACCGGTGGTGGCCATGTCCGCCTTGCTGATCGCGTTTGCGATCATCCCGATCACCCCGACCTGGGGCGTCGCGGATCTGAACATCGGCCTGCTGTTCTTCTTCGCCATGGCCGGTCTGTCGGTCTACGCGGTGCTGTTCGCCGGCTGGTCGAGTAACAACAAGTTCGCCCTGCTCGGCAGCTTGCGTGCGTCGGCGCAGACCGTGTCCTACGAAGTGTTCATGGGCCTGGCCCTGATGGGCATCGTGGTTCAGGTCGGCTCGTTCAACATGCGCGACATCGTCGAGTACCAGGCGCAGAACCTGTGGTTCATCATTCCGCAGTTCTTCGGCTTCTGTACCTTCTTCATCGCTGGCGTCGCCGTGACTCACCGTCACCCGTTCGACCAGCCGGAAGCGGAACAGGAACTGGCCGACGGTTACCACATTGAATACGCCGGTATGAAATGGGGCATGTTCTTCGTCGGTGAATACATCGGCATCATTCTGATCTCGGCGCTGTTGGTCACCCTGTTCTTCGGTGGCTGGCACGGTCCGTTCGGCATCTTGCCGCAACTGGCGTTCGTCTGGTTCGCACTGAAGACCGCGTTCTTCATCATGCTGTTCATCCTGCTGCGCGCTTCCATTCCGCGTCCGCGTTATGACCAGGTGATGGATTTCAGCTGGAAATTCTGCCTGCCACTGACCCTGATCAATTTGCTGGTGACCGCTGCGGTCGTGTTGTGGAACACGCCTGCAGTCGCGGTTCAGTGA